A segment of the Lactobacillus sp. ESL0700 genome:
GCATCCTCTGCCCAATATACTACTTCTTCCCAAGTGTCACCTTGAGTAACCATACCTTGTATATTTGGAGAACTTGCAACAAAATAATGACCGTCTTCATCATTTACTTCAGTAATAATAACAGGATAAACTAATTTCTTCATATCTATCATCCTTTCCTAATCATTATATACAATAAACGTGTATAATGATTAATTAATAAAAGAATTTTTTATTTTAGCTGATAATGATTCCTTGATAATATGTGAGGAGTCCAAGTATGATGAGGAAAACAAGCAAATGAAAATACACAAATATCATTATCAAAATAAACAAGGTAATATCATTATCAATACAACAATTGATTTAAGACCTAGAAAATTTGTTGTAGCAGGATTAGTAATTGTAATAATTGCGGGAGTAATAAAAATATTAAAGTAATTAGAGTAATGAAAAATGGAAAGTGGAACGATACAACAGTGTAGATAGCATCTAACTGACATCTCGGTAAATAACATGACTAAAAAAGAAAAGAAATATTATACGTCTGCCGTCATAGCAATTGTTTTGGCAATTATATTACATCTAATTACAAAGATAATCTCAAAATCTTAATTAACTAAAAAGCATTAATAATCTCAATCATTATAAAATATTTAAGTGTTACAACATCTTGAATTGAAAGACCTAGTTGAATTAACAATTAGGTCTTATTCTTAGTTAAAGGTTTAATAATTGTTTCTTTTTAGCGTCAAAATCTTCTTTGGTGATAATGTCAGCTTCTAATAATGCTTTATAGTTTACTAGTTCTTTCATAATGTCATTAATTTGTTTCTTGTCTATTTCATGATCTTGCCAAGTATCGAGAATAGAAGTTACATGTTCTAATTGAGAATATGCGCTATTAACACGAGCACAGGGTATCTCACTTTTGACAATCAAAAATTTAATTTCAAATTCGCTGTTGTCAGTTAAAGTAATAACTAAGCCAAGATGATCCAAATATTTTTTTGTTTCATATTTGGTTACCCCCATTGGAACGTTGTTAATAAAATATTGCGTAACAAAATATTTTTCAGTTTCAATATGTTTTTTCTCATTAATGTGATATGAAACAATTTCACTCGCATCTACTAATCTGTCGGGAAATAAAAGTGTTTTGGCAATATAAATTTTTCTTGCATCAATATTAAAGTAGTAATGAGAATATCGAATGGATTTGTTTTTGAAAGCTTTTATGTATTCATCTTTTTCGTCTTTTTGTATTTGTATTTCTAAAGAAATATCTGTAAAATCTTGACCTTTGTCAATGTATTCTTTTAAATCATCAATTGTATGGGAGGCTATCCAATCGCTAACATTTTTAACTGATTCATATTTATAATTAGCCATACAATCTTGACAAATATAAGAAGAATCTTTTAATTTTACAAATTTGTCACTGTAATAAAGGTCTTGACTACAAAGTCCACATTGTTTATCAATTTTTTCAGTTAAAATGTCATAATCAGTTTTACTAGAAATACGAGCGCCACAAACAAAGAAGGCTGCCAATAGTGCCACAATGATTCTGATGAAAATGTTTATAGATGAAGCTGTCAAGTATACTGTAAAGGCCGTTATAATAAATAGCCATATTTCGAGACGCTTGTACCAAGGCTTATGAAGCTGTTCATTACGAAATTTAGGTGCTACTGGCTTGTTATCAGTAGTTAAAATAATATCAGAGAAATCTTGATTATTGTCAAGATATTTTTTCAAGTCTTCGATGGTATGAGAAGCAGCCCAAGCTCGAGATTTACTAATAGGAGAAAACTTATACTTAAGCATACAATTTTTACAAATATAAGTAGAATTTTTAAACTTTAGAAAGCGAGTTTCTTGAGAAAGATCTTGACCACAGAGTGCACAGCTTGAATTATTCTTTTTTTCAATTTCTTCATTAACTTTTTTATCCGATATAAAAAGTTTACTAACACCAAATATTGAACAAAAAGATACAAAGATTTTTATAGAGAAAGTTTCTGATGTTCCAAGTAAGTAAAGTATTAAAGCTAATAAAATGAGTAACCAAACCCAAAAGCGCTCATACCAGTATTTAGGCGATTTTTTGAATGCAATATTAGTAAAACTTTGTCCATTATTAATGTATCTCTTAAAATCATCAGTTGTGTGTTTTGCAGCCCAATTAATAGATCTACTAGTCAATGGAAAATTGTGCTTAAGCATGCAGTCTTCACAAATATATGATAGATTTTTAAATTTTAGCCGAAGTTGACAGTGGTAAAGATTTTTACCACATAGTGCACATTGTGCTGTTGGTACAAGTAGTGGGTATTTTACAGTTGCTATAATTTTTGTGTTTTCTGATTGTTTTTTAGATATTTGGCTTTTAACTTGTTTTTGGGGAAGTTTGCTTTTGCTATGCCTATGTGCTAGATAATATCCTAAAAGATAAAAAGCTAGACAGAATAATAATGAAATTTTTTCAAAAATACTAATTGATGTAGTAGTTAAACAAAATAAAGAGATTAAAATAATCAGCCCAATCCCAAAATACTTATGCCAAGATTGAGAATGTTTACTATTATGCTTTTTTCTTGCCATGTTTTTCAAAGCTCTTTTCATTATTAGTATTTTAAATACATTATCAAATAGATAAAATCAATAAAAACAATAGTTAAATCTGAAATTATTGTACTACTTTTATTAATAGCTTTATATATTTTAATTATATGGCTGGTTTTCAAATGAAATAACTGAACTTGATATGCAAGAGACTTAAAAGCAAGTAACCTGAAACTTTTCAAACCAACGGATTTTTAATAATTAATCCTGCTAAGACAGCAGCGATTACCAAGCAACTAATACCAAATATTAGTAAAATTTGTCTAGTTTTGTGACCTTGCCGCTTATCCAAGCTATAAACAAGACTGAAGCTGGCAAAAACTATAAAAAGCCCAGCAATTAATAATAAAGCAAAACTGTGATTCATATAAACGACCTTTTCTAAATTCTGTCTTAATTAAACCATACAAGCTTGTTTTTGGCCTATTAAATCGGGTATGATTATATCAAGATGGAGGCTTTTATGACTAGAATTAAGGTAATGACGGTTTTTGGCACTAGACCTGAGGCAATTAAAATGGCGCCACTTGTGCTCGGATTAAAGGCTGATGAGCGGTTTGACGAGGTGACGGTGGTTAGCGCGCAGCACCGTGAAATGCTTGATCAGGTTTTGGAAATTTTCAAAATTCAACCGGATTACGACTTTAACATAATGAAGCAGAATCAGACGCTTGAAGAAATTACGGCTAAGGTAATGATTGACTTAGCTAAAGTAATTAAGAAGGAAAAGCCGGATATTGTCTTGGTGCACGGTGATACGACGACCAGCTTTGCGGCTAGCTTAGCCAGCTTCTATGAGCAGAGCACAATTGGGCACGTCGAGGCTGGCTTGCGCACGTGGAACAAGTATTCGCCATATCCTGAAGAAATGAACCGGCAAATGACCGATGACTTGGCAGACCTATACTTTGCCCCAACTAAATTAAGTAAAGCTAATTTGTTAAAAGAAAATCACCAAGCTGACAATATTTTTGTCACGGGAAATACCGCAATTGATGCACTTAAGCAAACGGTTCAAAAAGACTATCATCATGATGTTCTTGACTTGATTGAACCAGGTCACAAAATTATTTTGGTAACGATGCATCGCCGTGAAAATCAGGGTGAACCAATGCGCCGCGTATTTAAGGTGATGAAGCAGGTAGTTGATAGTCATGAGGATGTTGAGATTATCTATCCTGTCCATTTATCGCCACGTGTTCAGCAAGTTGCCCGTGAAATTTTGGGTAATGACCCACGAATTCATCTGATTGCGCCATTAGATGTAGTTGACTTTCATAATTTAGCCAAACGCAGTTATTTCATTATGACAGATTCTGGTGGGGTGCAGGAAGAAGCCCCGTCGCTTAATAAACCAGTGTTAGTTCTGAGAGATACAACTGAGCGGCCTGAAGGTGTTAAAGCAGGAACATTAAAGCTGGTTGGAACCGAAGTTGATGCAGTACGCAAAGCAATGCTTGACCTGCTTGAAGATAAGGCTGCTTATCAAAAAATGGCGAATGCAAAAAATCCGTACGGTGATGGCCACGCCGCTGAGCGAATAATGGATGATATTGCTTATTATTTTGATAAATCAAAGACGACTAGGCCGGCAGATTTTGAATAGGGCTTAAATTTAACTAAAAATAGCTGATAGAGTAAAGCACTCTGTCAGCTTTATTTTTTTGTTTAAGAAGAAATCTGACATAAAGTTCTATTTATGCCCAAATATAAGAAAATTTATTCTCTATTATGTGATATATTTATATTATTAAAATTAGTCAAGTATTGAAAATTCACAAGGATTAACCATAGCTAAAGAAAAGGGAAAAGTAAGTAAAATGTATTTTTTTATTTGTATGGTAATGATTTTTATTCTGTTAGCGAGCTTTATCATAGGATATTTAAGGCTTATGGGAATTTTTGCTTTAATTCTTGGTATTATTTTAGTGGTGTGTGCATTAGTTACTTGGATAAAGAGAAGATCAAGTAATGAAGATCCAGATGATCGAGCTCTAAGACAAGCATATGAAATTTTAGACAGTTTGGAAAAGCACGACAAACATAAATGGTAAATATATGAAACACTAAGCTAATAAAAGCAGTTAATTACAAAAGAAGAAAGGGAGTAAAATACCATCTTATGATTTTTGCATTTATATTTTTATTCTTAATTTTTATATTGGTCATGCAATATTTAGGTATTTTATTGGTTTTTGCTTTAATTTTAGGAGCAATTTTGCTAGTGATTGCGGGTATCAGTTGCTGGAAAGAAAAAGCAAATTCAAAACCAAGTACAAATATAACAGTAAAAGAAGTAGATCCAATTACAGAAGAAGAGTACACAATTCAAAAAAGTATAAAACGACATAATAAGCGGATAAATAAAAAATTTTAAAAACAAAAAAGTCAAAAATTCACTTCAGAATTTTTGACTTTTATTTATTATTTTTATGCTTTTGCATTCGCTGTTTAGCTCTCTCAATCATCGTTGTTTCCTGTGCTTGGAAAACCGATCGTGTAGTTAGGTAATTGAAAATCCCGACTAATACTTGATCAATAATTTTAACTGGTAAAGCATTGAGGTGCAACCATGAAATACCAACGGACATAATCATTTGGTCAGGAATCAAGCTAATAATTCGATAGGTAAAAAAGACGATTAGCTTGTGCCAAGTTGAATGATCCTGGTCAACATTATTAATAAAGACGGCCTTCTGGTTAAAGAAGTAGGAAGCTAGATTAGAAATTACAAACGCAATAATGTTAGAAAAGAAAACTGCTCCGCGCCACCATTTGTGCAGGACCATAAAGACAACTGTATTAATTAATGCGGCAATAAACCCAAAAACCATGTAAACAAATAGATTGCGGTGGCGTTTAACAAACTTAATGGGATGACGCCATGGATTAATCCTATTAGCCATTTAACCGATCAGCCATTTCCTCTGCAGCTTTATCGATTGCAGCGATTGCATCATCGTCCGGTGCATTTTCAATCGTTACTGGTGCGACAACTTCTTCAGCACCAACTTGTTTGAACATTTTTTCAAAGTCAAAAACATTCTCACAAAAATGGTCGTTGTAGGTCTTGTCACCGCTGCCCATTACTGCAAAATATTTGCCGCTTAAATCTAGCTCTTTTAGTTGTTCGTAAAAGTCGGCAACATCGTCAGTCATCTTGCCCTCACCATAAGTGTAGGTCACAAAAATGCACAAGTCACTTGCCAAGTAGTCGCTAGCGTCCGTGAACTCGGCCTCGCTAGTCTCTACATCAAAATCATAATCTTGCAGATCTTCTTCTAAAATCTCTGCCATATCTGCATCATTGCCAGTCATACTAGCGTAGACAATCCTTGCCTTCATGCTGTTCATACCTTTCCTATTTAGTTCATCATATTATTATACATAATTTAGGCAGATTGATGAAATTCTTTAGTAAACTTTTAAAAAACGCTATAATGTAAGCAAAGATAATTTTTAAGAGGAGAGTTTAGTTTTGATTACAATTAAATCCGTTCGGGAACTTAAAGGGATGCAGGCTTCAGGCCGGTTACTGGCATCAATGTTTGAAGGCTTGCGTGATGTGATTAAGCCGGGAATTACGACTTGGGATATTGAAGAATTTTGTCAAGAATTTGTTAAGAGCCGTGGCGGTCGCTTATCTGAGCAAGGGTTTGAGGGTTACAAGTACGGCACTTGTATTTCGGTAAATGATCAGATTGCTCACGCAACACCGCGTAAAGATACGGTTTTAAATGAGGGTGACCTTGTTAAAGTCGATGTTACTTGCAACCTCAATGGCTTTGAGACTGATTCATGTACTACATATCCAGTTGGCAAAATTTCAGATGCAGATCGTGATTTGATGGAAACAACCAAGAAGGCAATGTATCTGGGAATTGACCAAGCAGTTTTGGGCAATCGGATTGGTGACATTGGGGCAGTAATCCAACATTTTGTCGAAGATGAACACGGCTATGGCGATGTTAAGGAGTTAGTTGGTCATGGTATCCAACCAAGTATCCATGAAGATCCAGAAGTACCTCATTGGGGCAAGGCTGGTCATGGTTTGCGCTTACGCGAAGGGATGACAATTACGGTTGAGCCAATGGTTGAAGCTGGCGGCGACTGGCGTATTGAGCAAAAGTCTGTCAGTGATCCTAATGATGATTGGGTTTATTACGCTACACCAGATGGCTCCAAGTCAGCACAGTTTGAACATACTTTTGCCATTACCAAAGATGGTCCTAAGATTCTAACTTTACAAAAGCCTTATGACGGTTACGAAAAATACTTGCCGCATTTTGACGAAATGGATGATTAAGGTTGCATGAATAAAAGTAAAGAGGCAGCACCAAATCGTGTTGCCTTATTTTATAAGACGCTATCGCTCAAATTCTCGCAAGGCGAAGTGTTAACTAGCGCGATTGTCATTGCTTATTATGTTTTGTTTTCGATTTTTCCATTAATTATTATTATCGGAAACATTTTGCCACTGTTTCATATTGATACGACGCCAATTGCCAGTTATCTTGACCTGATTTTTCCGGATCGGATCGCCAAGTTTATTATGCCGATTATTAACTCACTGTTAAAGCGTAAGTCGACCGGCTATATTTCGTTTGGTATTATTTTGGCCTTGTGGTCGGTTTCGTCATTAGTTAACGCGATTCGCATCGGGATGAATCGCATTTATGGCGTGCGCATGACAGAATTAAAGCAGAAGTGGCAGATAACGGTGTGGACGCGGTCAATTACTATTTTATTAACTAACTTAATGATTGTTATTTTTACTTTGCTAAGTTTAACTCTGATTTTTGGACAGCAAGTGTTGGAATTTTTACGGCCAATTTTTTCTTTTTCAGTTGGTGAAATTGAAAAAATCTTCAGTTACCGTTATCCAGTTGTTGGCATTATTTTGCTTGGCGCGTTATTTTATTTAAACTACGTTTTGCCTAATGTTAAGCTGAAAAAGCGGGTAATTTGGCCTGGTGTCTTTACGACCTTAATTGGCTGGCTGTTGCTATCTTATTTGTTTAGTTTTTACCTCCATCATTTTCACATCAGCTGGGAAAATTATGGCATCATTGGTACTTTTATTATTTTCATGTTATGGCTTAACATCTCTTCTATCTTGTTATTATTTGGTACCTGTGTTAATGCGGCGATTGTTTCACTTCGTGTTGGTAAAGTACAATATTCTGTTGGTCATTTAGCAGAGTATATTCAAAGAAAACGCCACCAATAAAGTTGGCGCAATTGTGCAAAATCTGGTATATTGGATTTTAAAGTATGGATAAGAGAAAGTGTAAAAATATGAAAGTAAGGAAAGCCATTATTCCGGCAGCGGGGTTAGGGACGCGGTTTATGCCCGTGACCAAAGCAATGCCCAAGGAAATGCTGCCAATTGTTGATAAGCCAACGATTCAGTTTATTGTTGAGGAAGCTAAAAGCTCGGGAATTGAAGATATTTTAATTGTTACCGGTAAAAATAAACGGTCGATTGAAGATCACTTTGATTCTAATCCCGAACTCGAGCAAAATCTGCAAGAAACAGGAAAGACCAATTTATTGCAGATGTCGCGGGAAATTACGCAACTAGGGATTAATATTTACTATACTAGGCAGCCACATCCCTTAGGTTTAGGTGATGCTATTGCCCGCGGACGCAGCTTTGTTGGGGATGAGCCGTTTGTTGTCATGCTAGGTGACGACTTGATGCTGGACAAAGTGCCGCTAACGCAGCAGCTAATCAACCGTTATAACAAGACTCACGCGTCAACAATTGCTGTCATGCCAGTGCCGCACAAGGAAGTTTCCAAGTATGGTGTCATTGAACCAGATAATGAAATTGTGCCGGGGTTAATTAACGTTAAGTCCTTTGTGGAAAAGCCTGATGTTGATAAGGCACCCAGTGACTACGCCATTATTGGTCGCTACTTGTTGACGCCAGAAATTTTTGATATCTTGGCTAACCAAAAACCGGGACGTGGCGGCGAAATTCAACTGACTGATGCCATTGACACAATGAATAAGACCCAGCGTGTTTTTGCTCATGTGTTTACGGGTGAACGCCACGATGTTGGCAATAAGGAAAGTTATCTTGAAACTTCCATTGAATATGGCCTTAATCATCCTGAAATTAAAGATGATTTGCGCAAGTATATTATTAATTTGGGTCATAAGTTAGAGACTCAAGATAAGAAAAAGAAATAAGAAATATGACTTTAAAGCATTTTAGACATTTTGTTTAAAATGCTTTTATTTTTCAACTTTATGAAAACGACTTTAAACTTTTTCTTAACCTCATCCAAACTCCTAGGTAAACATGCCAAAATCCGCTAAGATTTGGAAGTGAATCTGGTAGTAGGAGAATTTATTAATGAAAGACATTTTTGTTGTTGCTGCTAAAAGGACACCATTTGGCCGTTATCGCGGGCAATGGGCTGACCAAAACGCAGTTGACTTGGGTCAGCTGGTTCTTACGGAAACCTTGCGCAGTATCGGCGTTGAAGTTAGCGAACTTGATGCCTTATTTATGGGTAACGTCTTAGGAAGCGGTTTGGGGCAAAACATGGCACGGCAAGTGGCGATTAATGCTGGCATGAAGACAACCAGCAGCAGCGTAACTATTAATGAGGTCTGCGGGTCAAGTCTGAAGGCGTTGCGCTTAGCTCAAGGCCAAATGGAGCTCGGCGATTTTGACTTCGTTGCTGTTGGCGGTAGTGAAAGCATGACTAACGCGGTTTATTACAATGCTGCTCGCAATCAGCCGGCAGAAAATAGTATCATGATGACCGACGGCTTAACCGATGCTTTTTCTGGACAACTGATGGGGCTAACGGCGGAAAATGTCGCTGAAAAGTATCATGTTTCACGCCAAGAAATGGACAGTTACAGCTTGCAGTCGCATCAAAAAGCCGCGCGAGCTGTTAAAGAAGGTTATTTTGCTTCCGAAATGATTCCAATTAGCATTAATGGTCGCCAAATTAGCCAAGATGAAAATATTCGGCCCGATACCAATATGGCCGCATTAGCTAAACTGTCTCCTGCGTTTGTTGCAGATGGACAAGTGACGGCGGGGAATTCTTCGCCGCTCAGTGATGGCGCAAGTATGGTACTTTTGGCAACTGCCGCAAAAGTAAAGGAGTTGGGACTTAAGCCACTAGCGCGTCTTGGGGCATTTGCGGAGTCGGGCATTGACCCAGCTTATATGGGTTTTGCGCCGTATTATGCTGTGCAAAAGTTGTTACAAAAAACAGCCCATAAGATTACTGATTATGATGTGGTGGAAGTTAATGAGGCTTTTGCGGCGCCAAGCGTTGCTCTTACTCGTGACTTAGCAATTCCGCAGTCGCGCTTAAATATTTTTGGCGGGGCAATTGCGTTAGGGCACCCCTTAGCAGCCACGGGCACAAGGCTAGTAGCAACCGCGATTAATGCACTTAACCACGTTAACGGCAATCGCGCCTTGGTCACGCTGTGTATTGGCGGCGGGCAAGCAATTGCGTGCGAATTAATTAGGGTGGAATAGATGAAGTTTTATCAATTAACGCCAGAAGAGCGGCGAGCTCTGCTCACAAAGCAGGGGGTAAAATTAGATGAAATTGACCCAGCAACGTTACATCAGCTTGACCAATTGAGTGAAAATGTCGTGGGGCAATTACGCTTGCCGGTGGGATTGGTCCAAAATCTGCTGGTTAACGGTCAGCGTTATTGGGTGCCGATGGCAACGGAAGAACCCTCGGTTGTGGCAGCCGCTAATCATGGCGCCAATATTTTTAGTAAAAATGGTGGTGTCACTGCCCAAAGTGACCGGCAAGGGCTAGATGGTCAAATTATTTTGCAAAGTACGAGTGATTTTGAGCCAACTGCCTTGCTGGCGTTATTCCCCCAACTAATTGAACAAGCTAATCATGAATTTGCCAGCTTGGTTAAGCATGGTGGCGGAGTAAAACAGATTGAAATGCGCCAAGAAGCTGAATTGGTCTACCTAAAAGTATTAGTTGACCCGGCCGAAGCAATGGGAGCCAATAAGGTTAATTCAATTCTGGAATTTTTGGCTGAAAAAATGGCAAATCTGCCGGGAATTAAGGCAAAATTGTTTGCGATTTTATCAAATTATCCTAGCCAATTAACAACTGCGCGAGTTAAGTTAAATGTTGCTACACTTGGCGGAATGGCGGTTGCTAACAGGATTGCATTATTAAGTAAAATTGGCCAAACCGATGTGTACCGCGCTGTAACTAACAATAAGGGGATTATGAATGGTGTTCATGCCGTGCTTATCGCAACGGGTAATGATTCGCGTGCTGTTGATGCCGCGTGTGGCGTGCTAGCCAGTCAATCGGGACAATACGCCAGCTTAAGCAAGTGGCACGTGCAAG
Coding sequences within it:
- a CDS encoding type II toxin-antitoxin system HicB family antitoxin, which produces MKKLVYPVIITEVNDEDGHYFVASSPNIQGMVTQGDTWEEVVYWAEDAIATMIEGEEYPKPQDPKNWKLEPNDKVVYITVDMEKWLQGK
- a CDS encoding SHOCT domain-containing protein, yielding MARKKHNSKHSQSWHKYFGIGLIILISLFCLTTTSISIFEKISLLFCLAFYLLGYYLAHRHSKSKLPQKQVKSQISKKQSENTKIIATVKYPLLVPTAQCALCGKNLYHCQLRLKFKNLSYICEDCMLKHNFPLTSRSINWAAKHTTDDFKRYINNGQSFTNIAFKKSPKYWYERFWVWLLILLALILYLLGTSETFSIKIFVSFCSIFGVSKLFISDKKVNEEIEKKNNSSCALCGQDLSQETRFLKFKNSTYICKNCMLKYKFSPISKSRAWAASHTIEDLKKYLDNNQDFSDIILTTDNKPVAPKFRNEQLHKPWYKRLEIWLFIITAFTVYLTASSINIFIRIIVALLAAFFVCGARISSKTDYDILTEKIDKQCGLCSQDLYYSDKFVKLKDSSYICQDCMANYKYESVKNVSDWIASHTIDDLKEYIDKGQDFTDISLEIQIQKDEKDEYIKAFKNKSIRYSHYYFNIDARKIYIAKTLLFPDRLVDASEIVSYHINEKKHIETEKYFVTQYFINNVPMGVTKYETKKYLDHLGLVITLTDNSEFEIKFLIVKSEIPCARVNSAYSQLEHVTSILDTWQDHEIDKKQINDIMKELVNYKALLEADIITKEDFDAKKKQLLNL
- the wecB gene encoding UDP-N-acetylglucosamine 2-epimerase (non-hydrolyzing), which gives rise to MTRIKVMTVFGTRPEAIKMAPLVLGLKADERFDEVTVVSAQHREMLDQVLEIFKIQPDYDFNIMKQNQTLEEITAKVMIDLAKVIKKEKPDIVLVHGDTTTSFAASLASFYEQSTIGHVEAGLRTWNKYSPYPEEMNRQMTDDLADLYFAPTKLSKANLLKENHQADNIFVTGNTAIDALKQTVQKDYHHDVLDLIEPGHKIILVTMHRRENQGEPMRRVFKVMKQVVDSHEDVEIIYPVHLSPRVQQVAREILGNDPRIHLIAPLDVVDFHNLAKRSYFIMTDSGGVQEEAPSLNKPVLVLRDTTERPEGVKAGTLKLVGTEVDAVRKAMLDLLEDKAAYQKMANAKNPYGDGHAAERIMDDIAYYFDKSKTTRPADFE
- a CDS encoding GtrA family protein — translated: MANRINPWRHPIKFVKRHRNLFVYMVFGFIAALINTVVFMVLHKWWRGAVFFSNIIAFVISNLASYFFNQKAVFINNVDQDHSTWHKLIVFFTYRIISLIPDQMIMSVGISWLHLNALPVKIIDQVLVGIFNYLTTRSVFQAQETTMIERAKQRMQKHKNNK
- a CDS encoding flavodoxin domain-containing protein, whose product is MKARIVYASMTGNDADMAEILEEDLQDYDFDVETSEAEFTDASDYLASDLCIFVTYTYGEGKMTDDVADFYEQLKELDLSGKYFAVMGSGDKTYNDHFCENVFDFEKMFKQVGAEEVVAPVTIENAPDDDAIAAIDKAAEEMADRLNG
- the map gene encoding type I methionyl aminopeptidase produces the protein MITIKSVRELKGMQASGRLLASMFEGLRDVIKPGITTWDIEEFCQEFVKSRGGRLSEQGFEGYKYGTCISVNDQIAHATPRKDTVLNEGDLVKVDVTCNLNGFETDSCTTYPVGKISDADRDLMETTKKAMYLGIDQAVLGNRIGDIGAVIQHFVEDEHGYGDVKELVGHGIQPSIHEDPEVPHWGKAGHGLRLREGMTITVEPMVEAGGDWRIEQKSVSDPNDDWVYYATPDGSKSAQFEHTFAITKDGPKILTLQKPYDGYEKYLPHFDEMDD
- a CDS encoding YihY/virulence factor BrkB family protein; the protein is MNKSKEAAPNRVALFYKTLSLKFSQGEVLTSAIVIAYYVLFSIFPLIIIIGNILPLFHIDTTPIASYLDLIFPDRIAKFIMPIINSLLKRKSTGYISFGIILALWSVSSLVNAIRIGMNRIYGVRMTELKQKWQITVWTRSITILLTNLMIVIFTLLSLTLIFGQQVLEFLRPIFSFSVGEIEKIFSYRYPVVGIILLGALFYLNYVLPNVKLKKRVIWPGVFTTLIGWLLLSYLFSFYLHHFHISWENYGIIGTFIIFMLWLNISSILLLFGTCVNAAIVSLRVGKVQYSVGHLAEYIQRKRHQ
- the galU gene encoding UTP--glucose-1-phosphate uridylyltransferase GalU — translated: MKVRKAIIPAAGLGTRFMPVTKAMPKEMLPIVDKPTIQFIVEEAKSSGIEDILIVTGKNKRSIEDHFDSNPELEQNLQETGKTNLLQMSREITQLGINIYYTRQPHPLGLGDAIARGRSFVGDEPFVVMLGDDLMLDKVPLTQQLINRYNKTHASTIAVMPVPHKEVSKYGVIEPDNEIVPGLINVKSFVEKPDVDKAPSDYAIIGRYLLTPEIFDILANQKPGRGGEIQLTDAIDTMNKTQRVFAHVFTGERHDVGNKESYLETSIEYGLNHPEIKDDLRKYIINLGHKLETQDKKKK
- a CDS encoding thiolase family protein; its protein translation is MKDIFVVAAKRTPFGRYRGQWADQNAVDLGQLVLTETLRSIGVEVSELDALFMGNVLGSGLGQNMARQVAINAGMKTTSSSVTINEVCGSSLKALRLAQGQMELGDFDFVAVGGSESMTNAVYYNAARNQPAENSIMMTDGLTDAFSGQLMGLTAENVAEKYHVSRQEMDSYSLQSHQKAARAVKEGYFASEMIPISINGRQISQDENIRPDTNMAALAKLSPAFVADGQVTAGNSSPLSDGASMVLLATAAKVKELGLKPLARLGAFAESGIDPAYMGFAPYYAVQKLLQKTAHKITDYDVVEVNEAFAAPSVALTRDLAIPQSRLNIFGGAIALGHPLAATGTRLVATAINALNHVNGNRALVTLCIGGGQAIACELIRVE
- a CDS encoding hydroxymethylglutaryl-CoA reductase, degradative, with translation MKFYQLTPEERRALLTKQGVKLDEIDPATLHQLDQLSENVVGQLRLPVGLVQNLLVNGQRYWVPMATEEPSVVAAANHGANIFSKNGGVTAQSDRQGLDGQIILQSTSDFEPTALLALFPQLIEQANHEFASLVKHGGGVKQIEMRQEAELVYLKVLVDPAEAMGANKVNSILEFLAEKMANLPGIKAKLFAILSNYPSQLTTARVKLNVATLGGMAVANRIALLSKIGQTDVYRAVTNNKGIMNGVHAVLIATGNDSRAVDAACGVLASQSGQYASLSKWHVQGDDLCGELTLPLAIGTVGGSITARADVRQNYRILGKKITTAELANVIAAIGLANNLAALLAISTDGIQKGHMKLQARNLVANLSATAQEKEQVLQLLTQNCEYSQAAAVKFLQQVREKG